A stretch of Calditrichia bacterium DNA encodes these proteins:
- a CDS encoding alkaline phosphatase, with product MPDGEIKNIIFFIGDGMGIAQITAGRIYKYGANGRLHVERMPVTGIVHTNSSDNLITDSAAGATALASGVKTKNGMIGMNPDSVAMTTILELAQTAGKSTGLVATSSITHATPACFASHVDYRKKEPEIADQLVQSGVDVLLGAGKSFFVPKDSAESRREDERNLLVEAQQAGYSVVQTREALAAINSGKVLGLFADVSLKNERPEPTLKELTEKSLELLSKNNKGFFLMVEGSQIDWGAHDNNQEYTVREMLSFDEAVEAGIQFAMKDKHTLVVVTADHETGGLTIEGGSFTGGELKTDWTTGGHTGVPVPIFAFGPNAAKFSGVYDNTAIPQIFAKIWNFSDFPSVKK from the coding sequence ATGCCCGACGGCGAGATCAAAAATATTATTTTCTTTATCGGCGATGGCATGGGCATTGCGCAAATCACCGCCGGACGCATCTATAAATACGGCGCAAACGGACGACTGCACGTTGAGCGGATGCCTGTTACCGGTATCGTTCACACCAATTCTTCAGACAATCTCATAACGGATTCAGCTGCTGGTGCAACTGCGCTGGCTTCCGGCGTAAAAACAAAGAACGGCATGATCGGCATGAACCCGGATTCCGTCGCAATGACGACAATTCTGGAATTGGCCCAAACTGCCGGTAAATCTACCGGACTGGTTGCAACATCTTCCATTACTCATGCAACGCCAGCCTGTTTTGCATCGCATGTTGATTATCGCAAAAAAGAACCGGAAATCGCTGATCAACTGGTGCAATCCGGTGTGGATGTGCTGTTGGGTGCCGGAAAAAGTTTTTTTGTTCCCAAAGACAGTGCAGAAAGCCGTCGCGAAGACGAGCGCAATTTGCTGGTCGAAGCGCAGCAAGCCGGTTATTCCGTTGTGCAAACCCGGGAAGCCCTAGCCGCCATCAACAGCGGAAAAGTGCTCGGATTGTTCGCCGATGTTTCGCTCAAAAACGAACGCCCGGAACCGACGCTCAAAGAATTGACTGAAAAATCACTCGAATTACTCAGCAAAAACAACAAAGGCTTTTTCCTGATGGTTGAAGGCAGCCAAATTGATTGGGGCGCTCACGATAACAACCAGGAGTACACCGTTCGGGAAATGCTTTCGTTTGACGAAGCTGTCGAAGCCGGAATTCAATTTGCGATGAAAGACAAACACACGCTGGTGGTTGTAACGGCCGATCATGAAACCGGCGGATTGACCATCGAAGGCGGCAGCTTTACCGGCGGCGAACTGAAAACCGATTGGACAACCGGCGGTCATACCGGCGTTCCCGTCCCGATTTTTGCGTTTGGACCGAATGCTGCCAAATTCAGCGGGGTTTACGACAATACCGCCATCCCTCAAATATTTGCCAAGATCTGGAATTTTTCTGATTTCCCGAGTGTTAAAAAATAG